From Cronobacter turicensis z3032, the proteins below share one genomic window:
- the ybaO gene encoding Uncharacterized HTH-type transcriptional regulator ybaO: MRSGLSICAQRKASDRKISCLLACQLLVWEKNFLQESVMLDKIDCRLLALLQEDATLSLQALADAVNLTTTPCWKRLRRLEDDGYIIKRVALLDPEKLGLGLTAFMLIKTQHHSSDWYSQFVAVVEEMPEVLGFWRMAGEYDYLMRVQVADMKSYDDFYKRLVNRVPGLSDVTSSFAMEQIKYTTALPLKR; the protein is encoded by the coding sequence ATTCGTTCCGGTTTATCAATTTGTGCCCAGCGTAAAGCATCTGACAGGAAAATAAGTTGCCTTTTAGCCTGTCAGTTGCTGGTATGGGAGAAAAATTTTCTACAGGAATCGGTAATGTTAGATAAAATTGATTGCAGGCTGCTGGCGCTGCTTCAGGAGGACGCGACGCTTTCTTTGCAGGCGCTCGCCGATGCCGTTAATCTGACGACAACGCCTTGCTGGAAGCGGCTTCGGCGGCTCGAAGATGACGGCTATATTATTAAGCGTGTCGCGCTGCTCGACCCGGAAAAACTCGGCCTCGGCCTCACCGCCTTTATGCTGATTAAAACGCAGCATCACAGCAGCGACTGGTACAGTCAGTTTGTCGCGGTGGTTGAAGAGATGCCGGAAGTGCTCGGTTTCTGGCGCATGGCGGGCGAATACGACTACCTTATGCGGGTACAGGTAGCCGATATGAAAAGCTATGACGACTTTTATAAACGTCTGGTTAACCGGGTGCCGGGGCTGTCAGATGTCACTTCGAGCTTCGCCATGGAGCAGATAAAATACACCACGGCCCTGCCGCTTAAGCGCTGA
- the queC gene encoding Queuosine biosynthesis protein queC: MKRAVVVFSGGQDSTTCLIQALHQYDEVHCVTFDYGQRHRAEIDVASALAASLGARAHKVLDVTLLNELAVSSLTRDSIPVPDYDPNAEGLPSTFVPGRNILFLTLASIYAYQVQAEAVITGVCETDFSGYPDCRDEFVKALNHAVALGMARDVRFETPLMWLNKAETWALADYWGKLDVIRQQTLTCYNGIQGDGCGECAACHLRANGLSQYQAAKPAIMAAMKQKTGLK; encoded by the coding sequence ATGAAACGTGCCGTTGTGGTCTTCAGCGGAGGCCAGGACTCCACCACCTGCCTGATTCAGGCGTTACATCAATACGATGAAGTGCATTGCGTAACGTTTGACTATGGTCAGCGCCATCGTGCGGAAATTGATGTCGCCAGCGCCCTTGCCGCATCGCTGGGCGCGCGAGCGCATAAAGTGCTGGATGTCACGCTGCTTAATGAACTCGCGGTCAGCAGCCTGACGCGCGACAGCATCCCGGTGCCGGATTACGATCCTAACGCCGAAGGGTTGCCGAGCACCTTCGTGCCTGGCCGCAATATTCTCTTCCTGACGCTGGCCTCGATTTACGCGTATCAGGTGCAGGCGGAAGCGGTGATTACCGGCGTCTGCGAGACCGATTTTTCCGGCTACCCGGATTGCCGCGACGAGTTTGTTAAAGCGCTGAATCACGCCGTCGCGCTCGGAATGGCGCGCGACGTACGCTTTGAAACGCCGCTGATGTGGCTGAATAAAGCCGAAACCTGGGCGCTCGCGGATTACTGGGGCAAGCTTGATGTCATCCGCCAGCAAACCCTGACCTGCTATAACGGCATTCAGGGCGATGGCTGCGGCGAATGCGCCGCCTGCCATCTGCGCGCCAACGGGCTTAGTCAGTATCAGGCCGCTAAGCCTGCCATTATGGCCGCGATGAAGCAGAAAACCGGGCTTAAATAG
- the mdlB gene encoding Multidrug resistance-like ATP-binding protein mdlB, which translates to MRNTVKSWSTLKRLLAYGSPWRKPLGGAVLMLWVAAAAEVTGPALISYFIDNLVAKNQLPLGLVAGLAFAYVLLQILAAGLHYWQALLFNQTAVGVVQQLRTDVMDAALRQPLSAFDTQPVGQLISRVTNDTEVIRDLYVTVVATVLRSAALIGAMLVAMFSLDWRMALVAITIFPAVLIVMTIYQRYSTPIVRRVRTYLADINDGFNEVISGMNVIQQFRQQTRFGERMNAASHSHYLARMQTLRLDGFLLRPLLSLFSALVLCGLLMLFGFTAAGTIQVGVLYAFISYLGRLNEPLIELTTQQSILQQALVAGERVFELMDRPRQDYGHDERPLASGAIEVDNVSFAYRDDQLVLKDISLSVPSRHFVALVGHTGSGKSTLASLLMGYYPLTSGEIRLDGRPLASLSHGVLRKGVAMVQQDPVVLADSFFANVTLGRDIDEARVWAVLETVQLAELARGMSDGIHTRLGEQGNNLSVGQKQLLALARVLVDAPQILILDEATANIDSGTEQAIQHALAAIRPHTTLVVIAHRLSTIVEADTILVLHRGQAVERGSHQALLAARGRYWQMYQLQLAGEELQAAAKEEPLSA; encoded by the coding sequence ATGCGTAATACCGTAAAGAGCTGGTCGACGCTGAAACGTCTGCTGGCGTATGGCTCGCCGTGGCGTAAACCGCTCGGCGGCGCGGTGCTGATGCTCTGGGTCGCGGCGGCGGCGGAAGTGACCGGGCCTGCGCTCATCAGCTATTTCATCGATAATCTGGTAGCGAAAAACCAGCTGCCGCTGGGGCTGGTGGCCGGGCTGGCGTTCGCCTATGTGCTGCTGCAAATCCTCGCCGCCGGGCTGCATTACTGGCAGGCGCTGCTGTTTAACCAGACGGCGGTAGGCGTGGTGCAGCAGCTGCGCACTGATGTAATGGACGCCGCGCTGCGCCAGCCGCTCAGCGCGTTCGATACCCAGCCGGTGGGGCAGCTGATTTCGCGCGTCACTAACGATACCGAAGTGATCCGCGATCTCTATGTCACGGTGGTGGCGACGGTGCTGCGCAGCGCCGCGCTGATCGGCGCGATGCTGGTGGCGATGTTCAGCCTCGACTGGCGCATGGCGCTGGTGGCCATCACCATCTTCCCGGCGGTGCTTATCGTGATGACGATTTATCAGCGCTACAGCACGCCGATTGTGCGCCGGGTGCGGACTTATCTGGCGGATATTAACGACGGCTTTAATGAAGTCATCAGCGGGATGAATGTTATTCAGCAGTTTCGCCAGCAGACCCGTTTTGGCGAGCGCATGAACGCCGCCAGCCATTCACACTATCTGGCGCGCATGCAGACGCTGCGCCTGGACGGCTTTCTGCTGCGCCCGTTGCTGAGCCTCTTTTCAGCGCTGGTGCTGTGCGGGCTGCTGATGCTGTTCGGCTTCACCGCCGCCGGGACGATTCAGGTGGGCGTGCTCTACGCATTTATCAGCTATCTGGGTCGTCTTAACGAGCCGTTGATCGAGCTCACCACCCAGCAGTCGATTTTGCAACAGGCGCTGGTGGCGGGCGAACGCGTATTCGAGCTGATGGACAGGCCGCGCCAGGACTACGGCCATGATGAGCGCCCGCTGGCGAGCGGGGCGATTGAGGTGGATAACGTCTCTTTCGCCTATCGCGACGATCAGCTGGTGCTGAAAGACATTTCGCTCTCGGTGCCGTCACGTCACTTTGTGGCGCTGGTCGGGCATACCGGCAGCGGCAAAAGCACGCTGGCGAGTCTGCTGATGGGCTACTACCCGCTCACGTCGGGCGAAATCCGCCTCGATGGCCGTCCGCTTGCCTCGCTCAGCCATGGCGTGCTGCGCAAAGGCGTGGCGATGGTGCAGCAGGATCCTGTCGTGCTTGCCGATTCTTTCTTCGCGAACGTTACGCTCGGGCGCGACATCGACGAAGCGCGGGTATGGGCGGTGCTGGAAACGGTACAACTCGCCGAACTGGCGCGCGGGATGAGCGACGGCATTCATACTCGTCTCGGCGAGCAGGGCAACAATCTCTCCGTCGGGCAGAAGCAGCTGCTGGCGCTGGCGCGCGTGCTGGTGGACGCGCCGCAGATCCTGATCCTCGACGAAGCGACTGCGAACATCGATTCCGGTACCGAACAGGCGATTCAGCACGCGCTGGCGGCTATCCGTCCGCATACGACGCTGGTGGTTATCGCGCACCGTCTCTCGACTATCGTGGAGGCGGACACCATTCTGGTGCTGCATCGCGGGCAGGCGGTGGAGCGGGGCAGTCATCAGGCGTTGCTTGCGGCGCGCGGACGCTACTGGCAGATGTATCAGCTCCAGCTTGCCGGCGAAGAGTTACAGGCTGCGGCGAAAGAGGAACCGCTCAGCGCCTGA
- the crcB gene encoding Protein crcB homolog, which translates to MFPTLVAVLVGGGIGSVIRWAISNRLNSLFPLLPPGTLVANVLAGLIIGFATLFFVKYVHDDGALKLMITTGLCGGYPRFLPSQRRCSRICRPVIIWPRRLKSLSMSCYPCWRSTLGFSLPH; encoded by the coding sequence ATGTTTCCAACACTCGTGGCGGTGTTAGTCGGCGGCGGCATCGGCAGTGTAATACGCTGGGCTATCTCAAATCGTCTGAACAGTTTATTCCCGTTACTGCCTCCCGGCACGTTAGTGGCCAACGTTCTGGCTGGATTAATTATCGGCTTCGCAACGTTATTTTTTGTTAAATACGTACACGATGACGGCGCCCTGAAACTGATGATCACCACCGGTCTCTGCGGGGGTTATCCACGTTTTCTACCTTCTCAGAGGAGGTGTTCTCGCATTTGCAGGCCAGTCATTATCTGGCCGCGGCGACTGAAGTCACTGTCCATGTCGTGTTATCCCTGCTGGCGGTCTACGTTGGGTTTTTCCTTGCCTCATTAA
- the cof gene encoding HMP-PP phosphatase, whose protein sequence is MSSVYARQYCKSTEREGQTMARLAAFDMDGTLLMPDHQLGETTQMALRRLHQRGITLAFATGRHLLEMRQMLQKIALEAFLITGNGTRIHAPSGERLFAEDLSPQVAEAVLHGHWNTPASLHVFNDSGWLTDTDDLALLEAHAWSGFRYQLTDLKRLPVHQVTKICFVADHDALCELRVQLCEALGSQAHICFSALDCLEVLPPGCNKGAALQALSLHLGITMADCMAFGDAMNDREMLSLAGKGLIMGNAMPQLIAELPHLPVIGHCSKQAVAHYLTHWLDHPHQEYSPE, encoded by the coding sequence ATTAGTTCCGTATATGCCAGGCAATACTGCAAGTCAACCGAAAGAGAGGGACAAACGATGGCGCGACTGGCCGCTTTTGATATGGATGGCACACTGCTGATGCCTGACCATCAGCTTGGCGAAACCACACAGATGGCATTGCGCCGTCTGCATCAACGCGGCATAACGCTGGCGTTCGCGACGGGTCGTCACCTGCTGGAAATGCGGCAGATGCTGCAAAAAATCGCGCTGGAGGCGTTCCTCATTACCGGCAACGGTACGCGCATTCATGCGCCGTCGGGCGAACGGCTGTTTGCTGAAGATTTATCGCCGCAGGTAGCGGAAGCCGTACTGCACGGACACTGGAATACCCCGGCCAGTCTGCATGTGTTTAACGACAGCGGCTGGCTGACGGATACTGACGACCTGGCGTTACTTGAGGCGCACGCGTGGAGCGGCTTTCGCTATCAACTGACTGACCTGAAGCGTTTGCCCGTCCATCAGGTGACAAAAATCTGCTTTGTCGCCGATCACGACGCGCTGTGTGAACTGCGCGTTCAGCTTTGCGAGGCGCTCGGTTCGCAGGCGCATATTTGCTTTTCGGCGCTCGACTGTCTGGAAGTGTTGCCGCCCGGGTGCAACAAAGGCGCGGCGTTGCAGGCGCTGAGCCTGCATCTTGGCATCACGATGGCGGATTGTATGGCGTTTGGCGATGCGATGAACGATCGCGAAATGTTATCGCTGGCAGGGAAGGGGCTGATTATGGGTAACGCTATGCCGCAGCTTATTGCGGAACTTCCCCATCTGCCGGTTATCGGGCACTGCAGCAAACAGGCGGTCGCCCACTATTTGACACATTGGCTGGACCATCCGCATCAAGAATACTCCCCCGAGTGA
- a CDS encoding Putative acyl-CoA thioester hydrolase ybaW, with amino-acid sequence MQTQIKVRGYHIDVYQHVNNARYLEFLEEARWDGLENDESFKWMMANNIAFIVVNININYRRPAVLGDLLTVTSQVKQLNGKSGILSQIITLEPEGEVVADALITFVCIDLKTQKALPIEGELREKLEKLTG; translated from the coding sequence ATGCAGACTCAAATCAAAGTGCGTGGGTACCACATAGATGTTTATCAGCATGTGAACAACGCGCGTTATCTGGAGTTTCTGGAAGAAGCCCGTTGGGATGGGCTGGAAAACGATGAAAGCTTCAAATGGATGATGGCGAACAACATCGCGTTTATCGTCGTTAACATCAATATCAACTACCGGCGGCCCGCCGTGCTCGGCGATTTGCTGACCGTCACAAGTCAGGTAAAACAGCTTAACGGTAAAAGCGGGATACTAAGCCAGATCATCACGCTGGAGCCCGAAGGCGAGGTAGTCGCCGATGCGCTCATCACGTTTGTGTGTATCGATCTGAAAACCCAGAAAGCGCTGCCGATCGAAGGCGAACTGCGTGAAAAACTGGAAAAACTCACAGGGTAA
- the amtB gene encoding Ammonia channel, translating into MMICTALVLFMTIPGLALFYGGLIRAKNVLSMLTQISVAFALVCVLWVVYGYSLAFGSGGSFFGNVDWLLLKGIKITDLMGSFYQYIHVAFQGSFACITVGLIVGALAERIRFSAVVIFVAVWLTFSYVPIAHMVWGGGLLASHGALDFAGGTVVHINAAVAGLVGAYLVGKRVGFGKEAFKPHNLPMVFTGTAILYFGWFGFNAGSASAANEIAGLAFVNTVVATAAAILAWVFGEWALRGKPSLLGACSGAIAGLVGVTPACGYIGVGGSLIVGIAAGLAGLWGVTMLKRWLRVDDPCDVFGVHGVCGIVGCILTGIFASTSLGGVGFAEGVTMGHQVLVQLESIAITVVWSGVVAFIAYKAADLTVGLRVSEEQEREGLDVNSHGENAYNA; encoded by the coding sequence ATGATGATCTGCACCGCGCTGGTGCTGTTTATGACGATCCCCGGCCTCGCGCTCTTTTACGGCGGTCTTATTCGCGCGAAAAACGTGCTCTCGATGCTGACGCAGATTTCCGTCGCGTTCGCGCTGGTTTGCGTGCTGTGGGTGGTGTATGGCTACTCGCTGGCGTTCGGCAGCGGCGGCAGCTTCTTTGGCAACGTCGACTGGCTGCTGCTGAAGGGCATCAAAATTACCGACCTGATGGGCAGCTTCTATCAGTACATTCACGTCGCGTTCCAGGGCTCCTTCGCCTGTATCACCGTAGGGCTTATCGTCGGCGCGCTGGCGGAACGCATCCGCTTCTCGGCGGTAGTGATTTTCGTGGCGGTGTGGCTCACCTTCTCCTATGTGCCGATTGCCCATATGGTCTGGGGCGGCGGTCTGCTGGCGTCTCACGGCGCGCTGGATTTCGCAGGCGGCACCGTAGTACACATTAACGCCGCTGTGGCGGGCCTGGTGGGCGCGTATCTGGTCGGCAAACGCGTCGGGTTTGGCAAAGAAGCGTTTAAACCGCATAACCTGCCGATGGTCTTTACCGGCACCGCGATCCTTTACTTCGGCTGGTTCGGCTTTAACGCTGGCTCCGCCAGCGCGGCCAACGAAATCGCGGGCCTGGCGTTTGTGAACACCGTTGTCGCGACGGCGGCGGCCATTCTTGCCTGGGTCTTTGGCGAATGGGCGCTGCGCGGTAAGCCATCGCTGCTGGGCGCCTGCTCCGGCGCCATTGCCGGTCTGGTGGGCGTGACGCCTGCGTGCGGCTACATCGGCGTTGGCGGCTCGCTTATCGTGGGTATCGCGGCGGGTCTGGCAGGCTTGTGGGGCGTGACCATGCTGAAACGCTGGCTGCGCGTTGACGACCCGTGCGACGTGTTCGGCGTGCATGGCGTCTGCGGCATCGTGGGCTGCATCCTGACCGGTATCTTCGCCTCCACGTCGCTCGGCGGCGTGGGTTTCGCCGAGGGTGTGACGATGGGCCATCAGGTGCTGGTGCAGCTTGAGAGTATTGCGATTACCGTAGTGTGGTCCGGCGTGGTGGCGTTTATCGCTTACAAAGCCGCGGATTTGACAGTTGGCCTGCGCGTTTCCGAAGAGCAGGAGCGCGAAGGGCTGGACGTCAACAGCCACGGCGAGAATGCCTACAACGCCTGA
- the mdlA gene encoding Multidrug resistance-like ATP-binding protein mdlA, translated as MRLFAQLSWYFSREWRRYLGAVALLIVIAILQLVPPKVVGYVVDGVTQHHYTTRQVLLWVGLLVVIAIVVYLLRYVWRVLLFGASYQLAVELRRDFYRQLSRQHPEFYLRHRTGDLMARATNDVDRVVFAAGEGVLTLVDSLVMGCAVLVIMCTQISWQLTLLALLPMPVMAIVIKRYGDQLHNRFKAAQAAFSSLNDRTQESLTSIRMIKAFGLEDRQSTLFSEDARDTGVKNLRVARVDARFDPTIYIAIGMANLLAIGGGSWMVMNGTLTLGQLTSFMMYLGLMIWPMLALAWMFNIVERGSAAYSRIRALLAEAPVVEDGQASLPAGRGVLKVAIREFRYPHAARATLHNVQFTLKHGQMLGLCGPTGAGKTSVLSLIQRHFDLDQGEITFHDVSLARVHLDDWRGRLAVVNQTPFLFSDTVGSNIALGKPDATQEEIEQAAKLACVHDDILRLPQGYDTQVGERGVMLSGGQKQRISIARALLLEAEILVLDDALSAVDGRTEHQILHNLRQWGENRTVIISAHRLSALTEASEILVLQHGQVAQRGRHEALALQPGWYRDMYRYQQLEAALDDAPEENDEEALNA; from the coding sequence GTGCGATTATTTGCTCAGTTAAGCTGGTATTTTAGCCGGGAGTGGCGTCGCTACCTCGGCGCGGTTGCCCTGCTTATTGTTATCGCCATTTTGCAACTGGTGCCGCCAAAAGTGGTGGGCTACGTTGTCGATGGCGTCACCCAACACCACTACACCACGCGCCAGGTGCTGCTGTGGGTGGGCCTGCTGGTGGTGATTGCGATTGTTGTCTATCTGCTGCGCTACGTCTGGCGCGTACTGCTCTTTGGCGCGTCCTATCAACTGGCCGTCGAACTCAGACGCGATTTCTACCGTCAGCTCAGCCGCCAGCATCCGGAGTTCTATCTGCGTCACCGCACGGGCGATTTGATGGCGCGCGCCACCAACGACGTGGACCGCGTGGTCTTCGCCGCGGGCGAGGGCGTACTGACGCTGGTCGATTCGCTGGTCATGGGCTGCGCGGTGCTGGTCATCATGTGTACCCAGATTAGCTGGCAGCTCACGCTACTGGCGCTGTTGCCGATGCCGGTGATGGCGATTGTCATCAAGCGTTACGGCGATCAATTGCACAACCGATTTAAAGCCGCGCAGGCGGCGTTCTCGTCGCTCAACGACAGAACCCAGGAGAGCCTGACCAGCATCCGCATGATCAAGGCGTTCGGCCTGGAAGACAGGCAGTCGACGCTATTTTCTGAAGACGCGCGCGATACCGGCGTGAAAAACCTGCGCGTGGCGCGCGTGGACGCCCGTTTCGACCCGACGATTTATATCGCGATTGGCATGGCGAACCTGCTGGCCATCGGCGGCGGCAGCTGGATGGTGATGAACGGTACGCTGACGCTCGGCCAGCTCACCAGCTTTATGATGTACCTTGGCCTGATGATTTGGCCGATGCTGGCGCTGGCGTGGATGTTTAACATTGTCGAGCGCGGCAGCGCGGCATACAGCCGCATTCGCGCGCTGCTGGCGGAGGCGCCGGTGGTGGAAGATGGCCAGGCGTCGCTGCCCGCCGGGCGCGGCGTGCTGAAAGTCGCTATCCGTGAATTCCGCTACCCGCATGCCGCCCGCGCCACTTTGCATAATGTGCAATTCACGCTGAAACACGGCCAGATGCTGGGACTGTGCGGCCCGACAGGCGCCGGGAAAACCAGCGTGCTGTCGCTTATTCAGCGCCATTTCGATCTCGACCAGGGGGAGATAACGTTTCATGACGTCTCGCTCGCGCGCGTGCATCTGGATGACTGGCGAGGGCGGCTTGCGGTCGTCAACCAGACGCCGTTCTTATTCTCTGATACGGTCGGCAGCAATATCGCGCTGGGCAAGCCTGACGCCACGCAGGAAGAGATAGAACAGGCGGCGAAACTCGCCTGCGTGCATGACGATATTCTGCGTCTTCCGCAGGGGTATGACACCCAGGTCGGCGAGCGCGGCGTCATGCTCTCCGGCGGCCAGAAGCAGCGTATCTCCATTGCCCGCGCGCTGCTGCTGGAGGCCGAAATCCTGGTGCTGGACGACGCGCTTTCCGCGGTCGATGGCCGCACCGAACACCAGATACTGCATAACCTGCGCCAGTGGGGCGAAAACCGCACGGTAATCATCAGCGCGCACCGGCTCTCGGCGCTGACCGAAGCCAGCGAAATTCTGGTGCTGCAACACGGCCAGGTGGCGCAGCGCGGGCGGCACGAGGCGCTCGCGCTTCAGCCGGGCTGGTATCGGGATATGTATCGCTATCAGCAGCTCGAAGCGGCGCTGGACGACGCGCCGGAAGAGAACGACGAGGAGGCGCTGAATGCGTAA
- the glnK gene encoding Nitrogen regulatory protein P-II 2, with translation MKLVTVVIKPFKLEDVREALSTIGIQGLTVTEVKGFGRQKGHAELYRGAEYSVNFLPKVKIDVAIADDQLDEVIEVVSKAAWTGKIGDGKIFVAELQRVIRIRTGEADEAAL, from the coding sequence ATGAAGCTGGTTACCGTGGTAATCAAACCGTTCAAACTGGAAGACGTGCGTGAAGCACTCTCCACCATTGGCATTCAGGGGCTTACCGTCACCGAGGTGAAAGGGTTCGGGCGCCAGAAAGGCCATGCCGAGCTTTACCGCGGCGCCGAATACAGTGTGAACTTCCTGCCTAAAGTAAAAATCGACGTGGCGATCGCAGACGATCAACTGGATGAGGTTATCGAGGTGGTCAGCAAGGCCGCGTGGACCGGTAAAATTGGCGACGGCAAAATTTTTGTCGCCGAACTGCAACGCGTGATTCGTATTCGTACCGGCGAAGCCGACGAAGCGGCTCTCTGA
- the ybaV gene encoding Uncharacterized protein ybaV codes for MSINTATADELAQAMNGVGKKKAQSIVSYREEYGPFKSIEDLKQVPGMGNSLVERNLSRIRL; via the coding sequence GTGAGTATTAATACCGCCACGGCGGATGAACTTGCGCAGGCGATGAACGGCGTTGGTAAAAAGAAAGCGCAGTCTATCGTCAGCTATCGCGAAGAGTATGGCCCGTTTAAGTCCATAGAGGATTTAAAACAGGTGCCGGGAATGGGCAATTCGCTTGTTGAACGCAACCTTTCCCGGATCCGTCTCTAA
- the ybaE gene encoding Uncharacterized protein ybaE, with protein sequence MWQPSEGAPQAVTIAELAARCFCSERHVRTLLGQLQQQGWLRWRAQSGRGKRGELTFLVSPHTVRAGMMETVLRQGQPHHALALAQLASGQLRQLLHPFLGGQWHNDTPTLRIPYYRPLEPLRPGFSPGRAEQHLARQIFSGLTRFNPHTARPEGDMAHHWSVSPDGLNWRFYLRPTLHWHNHEPIDAWQLQQRLRQLLSLETLRQLFASVKEIAVEHKHCLRFELTRPDHWLAWRLASHGCYLAHPEDAAIGSGPFRLATFSPELVRIESHDRCHLGHPLLNAVEYWITPDLFDSALGTSCRHPVQIAIGQQEELVHLRPVSNSVSLGFCYLGIRQNGRLSRAQARWLMQLIHRSGMIDSLPLDEHLITPSHELLPGWHLPQWPDEPPPPLPPSLTLVYHLPVELPVMARQLQHDLAARGCALTLHFHQAKNWDGCTPLAQADIVMGDRLIGEAPEYTLEQWLRCDPLWRHLLTGPQRAHLEATLDAVQSHPDDQSRHAALRQVYQTLMHDAVITPLFNYRYQISAPPGVNGIELNALGWFDFSRAWLPPPQEAGGRASAALP encoded by the coding sequence CTGTGGCAGCCCTCGGAGGGCGCGCCGCAGGCCGTGACCATCGCAGAGCTTGCCGCGCGCTGCTTTTGCAGCGAACGTCATGTCCGCACGCTGCTGGGTCAGCTCCAGCAACAGGGCTGGTTGCGCTGGCGCGCGCAGTCGGGCCGCGGCAAACGGGGCGAGCTTACTTTTCTGGTGTCGCCGCATACCGTGCGCGCTGGCATGATGGAAACCGTGTTACGCCAGGGGCAGCCTCATCATGCCCTGGCGCTGGCCCAGCTCGCGTCCGGGCAACTGCGCCAGTTGCTGCACCCGTTTCTGGGCGGCCAGTGGCACAACGATACGCCCACGCTGCGCATTCCTTATTACCGTCCGCTGGAGCCGCTGAGGCCCGGCTTTTCGCCTGGCCGCGCCGAACAGCATCTGGCCCGGCAAATCTTCAGCGGGCTGACGCGCTTTAACCCCCACACCGCGCGTCCCGAAGGCGATATGGCGCACCACTGGAGCGTCTCGCCGGACGGACTGAACTGGCGGTTTTATCTGCGCCCCACCCTGCACTGGCACAATCATGAGCCCATCGACGCCTGGCAACTCCAGCAGCGGCTGCGACAGTTATTGTCGCTTGAGACGCTGCGCCAGCTGTTCGCAAGCGTCAAAGAGATCGCAGTGGAGCACAAACACTGCCTGCGATTTGAACTCACGCGCCCGGATCACTGGCTGGCGTGGCGGCTTGCCAGCCATGGCTGTTATCTGGCCCACCCGGAGGACGCCGCGATCGGCAGCGGGCCGTTCCGGCTCGCCACGTTTTCGCCTGAACTGGTGCGCATTGAAAGCCACGACCGCTGTCATCTCGGGCACCCTTTGCTGAATGCGGTTGAGTACTGGATAACGCCGGATCTCTTCGACAGCGCGCTGGGCACCAGCTGTCGCCACCCGGTGCAGATAGCCATCGGGCAGCAGGAAGAACTGGTGCATCTGCGCCCCGTGAGCAACAGTGTCAGCCTTGGGTTCTGCTATCTCGGTATCCGGCAAAACGGGCGGCTGTCGCGCGCGCAGGCGCGCTGGCTGATGCAACTCATTCATCGCAGCGGCATGATAGATAGTCTGCCGCTCGACGAGCATCTGATCACGCCCAGTCATGAACTGTTGCCCGGCTGGCATCTTCCGCAATGGCCCGACGAGCCTCCCCCGCCGCTGCCGCCGTCGCTGACGCTGGTCTATCACCTGCCGGTCGAATTGCCGGTGATGGCCCGTCAGCTTCAACACGACCTGGCGGCGCGCGGATGCGCCCTGACGCTGCATTTTCATCAGGCGAAAAACTGGGACGGCTGCACGCCACTGGCGCAGGCGGATATCGTCATGGGCGATCGGCTGATTGGCGAAGCGCCGGAATATACGCTGGAGCAGTGGTTACGCTGCGATCCGCTCTGGCGACACCTGTTAACGGGCCCGCAGCGGGCGCATCTGGAAGCCACCCTTGATGCGGTACAAAGCCATCCGGATGACCAGAGCCGTCACGCGGCGCTGCGCCAGGTGTATCAGACGCTGATGCACGACGCCGTTATCACCCCGCTCTTTAACTATCGCTACCAGATAAGCGCGCCGCCGGGCGTGAACGGCATCGAACTTAACGCGCTCGGCTGGTTTGATTTCAGCCGCGCGTGGCTGCCGCCGCCGCAAGAAGCTGGTGGACGCGCCAGTGCGGCGCTACCATAA